CAAACCCGGACAGTATGTTTTTGTGTCATTTATACATCCACTATATTTTTGGCAGTCACATCCATTTACCGTGTTGGATTCAATAACTAAGGATGGTGAACTAGTCAttattttgaaggaaaaaaagggagTGACAAGACTtgttaaaaaatatgtGTGCCGGAATGGAGGCAAGGCATCCATGAGATTAGCCATAGAAGGTCCATATGGTTCTTCGTCTCCGCTTAACCACTTTGATAATATCTTGTTACTTACCGGGGGTACTGGTTTGCCTGGGCCCATTGCGCATGCCATTAAGCTGGGAAAATcttcagcagcagcaggaAAACAATCTGTAAAGTTAGTAATTGCAGTAAGAGGGTTCGATGTACTTGAAGCTTACAAGCCAGAGCTGATGTGTCTAACGGACTTAAATATACAGTTTCACATTTACAACACAATGAAACTTCTATTAACAAGTTCAAACGACAGTTCAAATGGTTCTGAAAAGGATGATGAAAAGGGCGCTTTTGTTGAAACTAGTTTAGAAAAATCGAATCCATTCGAATTTGAAGGTGCGATTTCTCATCGTGGAAGACcaaatgttgaaaaacttttgCAAGAGGCGGCTGAATCAAATGGCTCATTAGCCGTGGTTTGCTGTGGACCTCCTGTGTTTGTCGACAAAGTGAGGGACCAAACAGCAAAGATTGTTTTGGAAAAGTCTTCAAAGGCAATTgagtattttgaagaatatcaaaGTTGGTAGTCGATTCTTCtatttatttcattattttaCTTTGGCATGTATATAGTAATTTGATTGCTTTTTTCAGTACAAGCAAAAAGGATAAGACATGTTTAGCCGCGGACGACAAAGATTAGTTCATCTTCGGCAACTGCCTCCATTTCCTGCATTTGAGATTGAATATGTTCTACCTGCAGCAACAGCTCCAACCGAgcctcttcattttcaacatcTTTTCCAGACAAGTAACTTGTTCTGACCGTTCGCTCCAAACCTCTTGAAAGCAATATTTGTTGCGTACAGACCCTCTCATCATCTGCGAAGTCTTGCCGCGCAACGTTGAAGACAAATAACTACCTACTCGTCAGAGATATTGTAAGCAATTAGATTACATGGTGTTACTCAATCAAATAAGCACATCAGTAACCGCATGCAAGCTTAACAAATCATTTTATCAAAGTGAGAAAATTCATATGTACGTAGCACAGTTCGAGCCCAAAAACATAACAGAAAACTCAGAGGGAAAACAACTACAGACCTTGGAAATAAACGTCCATATGAGTTATCGGAGGGCTGCCAAAATTCTCTGAAATAAAACCGATCTTCGCGGCCTTTTGCCAAGAAATTATTTATAAGAGTTTCATAACTCGGTACTCAAGTACACTAAAGTACTTTTGAGTTATTTTCTCCTTCCAATAGACAACTTTGCCGATGCTAGAGCAATAATTTGCCGCCATTGTAAGGTTGGTCATTGGTTCAACGTTGGTGTTCCGAGTGGTGGGTGTAGTAATGCCCTCAATATAATCTTGAATAGGgagttttgaaatataGAAGCCACAGCAGACATTTTTATTCAGACATTTTCGTATACGTCGCGGATATTGCGGATACGCCTTTTCTGGCACCTCTAATCTTATTTCAAACTTTCCCTGTATATCAAGTGGAAAGAGTGTAATAAGTAAGCTCCCATTGTGGAATGTGTGGGTCCTACTGACGCCAAGCCCAGCCGTGGTCGGAATCTACGAACGGATGGTAACGGGGCTTCTGAAGCGGCGGAAGCGAAACGAACGAGCTGTGCAAAGAAGACACCCGAGATTTCTCATCCAGAGTGATCCTCGAGAGCTGGGTGCAGTTTACCAATTGGTTCTTAAACTAAACAAGTCAATATCTGCGTGCAGAACTCAAACAATGCACCCTAACGTTGAATATGCACCCCCCGACCCCGCAGCGGACCCTTTAGCAGGGAACAGTTTCGAAATTCACCCAATTGGATTAGTTGTAATCTCGAGTCCCGGATAGGACGTATACGAATTCAACTGGGTGCAATGTAGTTGACGACTTAAAATACTTGGctatatatgtataaaACAGGAATGTATGTGTAGTTCAGAACACTCTTGCGATCCTTGTTGAAAAAGCCATCGCAAAGATATCATagaacaataataatgaaattttcaactatTTTCGGAGCTGCCACAGTCGTGTCTGCCGTTTTGGCAGCCGACGTCTCAAGTGTGATGACCACTAAAACTATTACAGTTACGAACGGTAACAACGTTTATACTAAGGTTGTCACTGATACCGCTGACCCCATCATCACTTACAGTACTACTAGAACTGTCGTTGTCAGCAATAGTGCTGGTACTTACACAAAGGTTGTCACCGAAGGTCCAGATTCCACTTCTGAAAAGAGTACAACAAAAACTCTAACCTTGACAAATGGTTCAGGTTCATCAACCAACCTTTACACCAAGACTGTCACTCAACCCATTGAGTCATCCACTTCtacctcttcttcctcctcttcgtcGTCTTCTGCTTCTTCATCCGGTGCTGCTCCTGCTGCATTCCAAGGTGCAAGCATTGGCGCTTTGGCCCTTGGTTTACTTTCTTACCTGTTATAAATCTAATTCCATGGCCGCAAGAACCTATTAGTTATCGTGTATAGCATATTTATATCTTATCTATGAAAAActaatataataataataatagtcTTTCcactttcaaaagatggaaaaaagatggaaaaaaaaaattttcctcGCAGTACGGTATATTCATTCAATACCTTCAAAcatttttcgtttttaGTTAATTATTCTTGTTTATCATTTGTCATATTTCCTTGGGTATATATTAGTTTATTTAGAGACTTTTAACCGTTTCAAACAATTAAAGGAAGACCAACGAACTTGAAACAGTATATATAATACTTAATGAATGTGTTATaattaaaatatttttattctaaCAGCCATTTCGAAAAGAAATAGTCAAGCCGTGAGGAGCTCCATAAAAAATCGGGTATTCCGCATGATTATACACTCACAATAACATGACGGCAGCAAGAGCAGCACCCATCAAACCGGTACCAGCGGTGATGGCATCGGCAGCACCAGTGTAGCTAGAGATTTGAGCAGTGGTGGAGGATGTGGCACTAGTGGAAGTTTCAACAGTGGTGGTTTTAGCTgctgaagaggaagatgaagcaGCTTCTGAGCTGGCGGAAGTGCTAGTACTTGGGGACCAAGTGTTGCTGCCTTCACCAGTCCAGACAAAAGTGGCATCTTGTGTGACAGTCTTGGTGTAGACGTGACCGTTCTTGGTGGCAGTAATGACGGTAGTGATACTAGAACCAGAACCTTCATCAGCGGAAGTCTCAGCGGTAGCGGAGGTTACAGCAGCAGAGGTTGTAGCAGCAGCGGCAGAGGTTGTAGCAGCAGCAGAAGtttcagcagcagcagaggtttcagcagcagcagaggtttcagcagcagcagaggtttcagcagcagcagaggtttcagcagcagcagaggtttcagcagcagcagcagaagAGACTTCGGAAGTGGCACTTGCGTAAGAACCTTCACCACCCCAGACAAAAGTAGCATCTTGGGTGATGGTCTTGGTGTAGACGTGACCATCCTTGGTAGCAGTAATGGTAGTGGTGATACTCTCAGCAAGAGCAGTGGCGGCAACAGCGGATAGGACTAAAGcggaagaaaatttcatttttagggattgttattatttgttTTAAGCGAGTGGAGGGACTTGTTTGTACCAGCTCAACTGTTCCTGTAAGTCCCTAATAGTTCAAATAGTTCTTGGCTTAAATACTCCATAAAACGAACTTtcccaaaaaaaagttaacGAGTCTCGAACCATAATTGAAccccatttttttgcacCCTTTCCTAGAATTGCGGAACTCGGCTCTTGAGCCCTGCCTGATATTCGTTTCCTTTGCATATACCAAAAATATAGGAACAGCGGGGTGCGGAACAAACTGggtgcaaaaaaaagtgtagGACATAGATAGGACTAGAGGGCTGTGGCATCACTACATAGCAAATGCAAGTTACTGTTTTCTcgtttactttttttaagGTTTTCATTAAGTTACTGGCCATTAAAAAAGACTGCTAATTATTACTTGGCAAATATGTTACTTGGTAATTTCAATATGTCGCGTTACCGATTTGTCGCGATCTGTTAATTTCACCCAGGTCTCGAATGCTTTTCGCTACACTACTGTTGTTATTGGTGTATTTGGCACCAGGTTCTATAGCAAAACCGACATcaactaaaaaaagaactcaATGGGACCAGATAGTAATTAACGCTTGTGCCAAGGAGTTGGAATCGTACAAATATGACACCGACGCTAGGGGTCGGCACGCTTCTATCTGCACGTATGAACCGGCACTAGGCTCTTGGCTACACTGCGCTAAGGATGTTCTCGAcagtaaaaagaaaaatgctGGGACATTCGAGAAAACATTTATAATGATAAATCAGTTTTGCCAGGATTTTCATAAAGACGGAGATGTCAGTAATGAGGAGTTTTATCGAATTTTCGCTAATGCGTCTCTTTTCATCCGGCCTATTAGCGAAGTGAAGGAAAGGATAAGATATCCCGTCATTCCCAACAAAACTTCCCTAGACAGGTGGGTGTGGGCATACTTTGGGCCGCTGGATAATTTAGACAAAGGAAACGTATATGGGGTCACAATTTGTCTATACTGGATAGGTGTTTTGTTTGTTGCAGCTGTGTACCActtcttgaacttttctCGACTTAAACAAACAGTCTTCAAGAACAAGGTGTCGGCTTTCCTGAGAGGCCATTACATTCTTCCAGCACTTGTTCATAACCATGCTATGTCGGTGGGTAAGTGGTTTTTCATCGGGCTAGTTCCTACCAAACTCGAGACACTTGTCTTATTCGGCTATGTTTTGTTGCACGGAGTTCTGCTGAGTACTTACAATTTTGATCACCATGAGCTGCTCAGTGATCACAAGAGCCAAGTGcttatctttctttccgACCGAGCAGGGATTTTAGCCTTCGCTCACTTTCCATTGATAGTGCTTTTTGGTGGTAAAAACAGCATAATGACTTGGTTGACGGGTATACGATATACCGCATTCATAACCTATCACAAATGGTTGGGAAGATTCATGTTGATAGATTGTGCGATTCATGCAATAGGGTACACTTATCATGCCTACATAGAAAATTATTGGAAGTACGTGAAATACAGTGATCTATGGACATCGGGAAGACATGCCATGATTATTGTTGGAATACTTGTGTTTTtctcattctttttcttcagacGCCACTATTACGAATTATTTGTCATTACGCATATTATCTTGGCGATAGGATTTTTCCATGCCGCCTGGAGACATTGCTATAAACTCGGATGGGGGGAGTGGATAATTGCGTGCGCTCTATTCTGGATTGGCGATCGTATTTTGCGGTTGATAAAAATTGCAATTTTTGGTATGCCATTGGCAAAGTTGAAGCTGTGCGGCGAGTCAATGATAGAGGTGAGAATTCCAAAAAGTTCCAAGTGGTGGAAAGCTGAGGCTGGCCAATATATTTACCTGTATTTTTTAAAACCAAAGATATTCTGGCAATCGCATCCGTTCACGGTCATGGATTCTTTGATTGAGGACGGAGAGTTGGTCGTTGTAATAACGGTCAAGAGTGGCTTAACTAAAAAATTGCAGGGGTACCTGATGCAGAATGAAGGGCAGATAGAAATGCGCGTACTGGCAGAAGGACCTTACGGAGAGAGCACTCGAACACAACTATTTGAAGGCCTACTATTTATCGCTGGTGGGGCCGGAATTCCGGGACCTCTTTCGATGGCGATAAAGGCCGGTCGTGAACCAAAAAGCGGCGAAGATCATCAGATAATGAAGTTCGTGTGGAGTATACGAGATGTCGAACTTTTGGAAGTGTATAAAAAGGAGATAATGATGTTAAAAGAGCTGAACGTAGAAGTGAAAATTTACTATACGGGAGGGCAAAAAAGTGAACTGGGTGAGGAGGAGGGTGCAGTCGCTAACATGAACATGGAGGGCAGGCTGCTGACGACACCAAAGTCACTGGAAATGGTTACCGATTTTGGACGTCCAAAAATTGAGGAAGTAATTGAAGACGGGCTAAGTGGCACAAAGTCATTGTTAGTTGTCTGTTGTGGATCAGAAGGTTTTGTGGACAAGACGAGAGAGCTAactgcaaaaaaagttcttgaaaatgGTGACAAGTGGATAGAATACGTAGAAGAGTTCCAAAATTGGTAGCTGTATGCGATGCCCTACAAATTCCAGcttattttgaaaacaagacTGGGAAAGGGTATAAcggtaaatttttttctcaggGGGCAACTTGGCGAAGTAGACACTTCGTgcttcttctcttttgcCCATCCATATATAGCTGCCCACGTTGCTAAGGCATGACGCAGCACgttttccacttttttgTAATATTTATAGGCATTTGCCATGTCTTTCAAAAGTGTACAGAATTTCTAAAGTAGTTTTAAACAACAAATTTCCACCAAAACATTGGAGGAAAAACGACAACACTTGTCTAAATCGCCGGAAGGTAATTTCCGATGAGATCCTCAAAAATAAGCAGGAGCACCGCATCCTTCTAGCATCCGGTAAAACATCAAATGCAGTCGTTGCAGCAAAATTTACAGAACATCAAATCGGATCCCATGCCCACTTTTATTCTTACCATGATGCATATGCAGCAGTCTTAGAAGctagtaaaaaaaatcatcatcacgTCCCTGACTACATCAGATGGCAATGGTACACAATTGACTCTTGCGTCCTACTgtgaacaaaaaatttgcaCAACTTGGGAATCCCAGTTGGAAAAGAGCATCCTGCCTCGACACGAACCTTTTCCTAGAAAATTTAGTTCTATCAATCTTGCATATCTGAGAATCAATCGTGCTGCAAAACAGAATTGAGGCTTGTCCTTCACCTACTTTGAAGGAGCACTCGACTGTAAAAGGGGCACAAAATTGAGacttttcatcaaagatGTGATACTATATTCCTGAGGAAGCGTCTCTTTTTCAGATAACAAAAG
The DNA window shown above is from Saccharomyces kudriavzevii IFO 1802 strain IFO1802 genome assembly, chromosome: 15 and carries:
- the FIT2 gene encoding Fit2p (similar to Saccharomyces cerevisiae FIT2 (YOR382W)), whose translation is MKFSTIFGAATVVSAVLAADVSSVMTTKTITVTNGNNVYTKVVTDTADPIITYSTTRTVVVSNSAGTYTKVVTEGPDSTSEKSTTKTLTLTNGSGSSTNLYTKTVTQPIESSTSTSSSSSSSSSASSSGAAPAAFQGASIGALALGLLSYLL
- the FRE5 gene encoding putative ferric-chelate reductase (similar to Saccharomyces cerevisiae FRE5 (YOR384W)) yields the protein MLFATLLLLLVYLAPGSIAKPTSTKKRTQWDQIVINACAKELESYKYDTDARGRHASICTYEPALGSWLHCAKDVLDSKKKNAGTFEKTFIMINQFCQDFHKDGDVSNEEFYRIFANASLFIRPISEVKERIRYPVIPNKTSLDRWVWAYFGPLDNLDKGNVYGVTICLYWIGVLFVAAVYHFLNFSRLKQTVFKNKVSAFLRGHYILPALVHNHAMSVGKWFFIGLVPTKLETLVLFGYVLLHGVLLSTYNFDHHELLSDHKSQVLIFLSDRAGILAFAHFPLIVLFGGKNSIMTWLTGIRYTAFITYHKWLGRFMLIDCAIHAIGYTYHAYIENYWKYVKYSDLWTSGRHAMIIVGILVFFSFFFFRRHYYELFVITHIILAIGFFHAAWRHCYKLGWGEWIIACALFWIGDRILRLIKIAIFGMPLAKLKLCGESMIEVRIPKSSKWWKAEAGQYIYLYFLKPKIFWQSHPFTVMDSLIEDGELVVVITVKSGLTKKLQGYLMQNEGQIEMRVLAEGPYGESTRTQLFEGLLFIAGGAGIPGPLSMAIKAGREPKSGEDHQIMKFVWSIRDVELLEVYKKEIMMLKELNVEVKIYYTGGQKSELGEEEGAVANMNMEGRLLTTPKSLEMVTDFGRPKIEEVIEDGLSGTKSLLVVCCGSEGFVDKTRELTAKKVLENGDKWIEYVEEFQNW
- the FIT3 gene encoding Fit3p (similar to Saccharomyces cerevisiae FIT3 (YOR383C)) — protein: MKFSSALVLSAVAATALAESITTTITATKDGHVYTKTITQDATFVWGGEGSYASATSEVSSAAAAETSAAAETSAAAETSAAAETSAAAETSAAAETSAAATTSAAAATTSAAVTSATAETSADEGSGSSITTVITATKNGHVYTKTVTQDATFVWTGEGSNTWSPSTSTSASSEAASSSSSAAKTTTVETSTSATSSTTAQISSYTGAADAITAGTGLMGAALAAVMLL